The following are from one region of the Andrena cerasifolii isolate SP2316 chromosome 1, iyAndCera1_principal, whole genome shotgun sequence genome:
- the Src42a gene encoding tyrosine-protein kinase Src42A isoform X2, which produces MNSKSFRSKTLRHLFDRFFSPMDTEKEKPDRVGNPNIEAVASQASPVPTPPPDPIRPMPQVPDADVPTAKIFVALYDYDARTDEDLSFRKGEHLEILNDTQGDWWLARSKRTRQEGYIPSNYVARLKSIEAEPWYFRKIKRIEAEKKLLLPENDHGAFLIRDSESRHNDFSLSVRDGDTVKHYRIRQLDEGGFYIARRTTFRNLQDLVEHYSKDADGLCVNLCKPCVQVEKPVTEGLSHRTRDQWEIDRSSLKFVRKLGQGQFGEVWEGSWNNTTAVAIKTLKPGTMDPKDFLAEAQIMKKLRHAKLIQLYAVCTLEEPIYIITELMRNGSLLEYLQGKGKTLNLQRLIDMAAQIAAGMAYLESQNYIHRDLAARNVLVAELNVVKIADFGLARLIKEDEYEARVGARFPIKWTAPEAANYSKFSIKSDVWSFGILLTELVTYGRIPYPGMTNAEVLHQVEHGYRMPCPPGCPNALYDIMLECWNKDPMKRPTFETLQWKLEDFFTMEGSEYKEASAY; this is translated from the exons AtgaattctaaatcatttcGCAGCAAAACCCTTCGACatttattcgacagatttttcag TCCTATGGACACTGAAAAAGAAAAGCCTGATAGGGTCGGTAATCCTAACATAGAGGCGGTCGCGTCTCAAGCTAGTCCTGTGCCAACGCCGCCACCAGACCCTATCAGGCCCATGCCACAAGTTCCAGATGCAGATGTGCCAACCGCAAAGATCTTTGTTGCGCTTTATGACTACGACGCTCGCACGGACGAAGATTTAAGCTTTAGAAAAGGAGAACATCTAGAGATACTGAACGATACTCAAGGAGACTGGTGGCTAGCTAGAAGTAAAAGAACTCGGCAAGAAGGATATATCCCCAGCAACTATGTTGCAAGGCTAAAATCTATCGAAGCAGAGCC ATGGTACTTTAGAAAGATCAAACGAATCGAAGCTGAGAAAAAGTTATTACTGCCTGAAAACGATCATGGTGCATTTTTAATCAGAGACTCTGAAAGTCGACATAATGATTTCTCCCTTTCAG TAAGAGATGGCGACACAGTTAAACATTATCGCATTAGGCAATTGGACGAAGGTGGCTTCTACATCGCTAGAAGAACTACATTTAGGAACCTTCAGGATCTGGTCGAACATTACAGTAAAGATGCTGATGGGCTGTGTGTAAATCTTTGTAAACCATGTGTACAG GTTGAGAAACCTGTTACTGAGGGTCTTAGCCATCGCACGCGGGATCAGTGGGAGATTGACCGTTCGTCTCTCAAATTTGTGAGAAAATTAGGCCAAGGCCAATTCGGTGAGGTATGGGAAGGGTCCTGGAACAATACCACTGCAGTGGCAATAAAGACGCTCAAGCCGGGAACTATGGATCCCAAAGATTTCTTGGCAGAAGCACAAATCATGAAGAAACTTCGCCATGCTAAATTAATTCAGTTATACGCTGTGTGCACTTTGGAAGAGcctatttatattattacagAACTAATGAGGAACGGAAGCTTACTAGAATATTTGCAAG GAAAAGGAAAAACTCTGAATCTGCAACGATTAATCGATATGGCTGCACAGATTGCAGCGGGTATGGCGTATCTTGAGTCACAGAATTACATTCACAGAGATCTAGCTGCCCGGAATGTTTTAGTAGCGGAATTAAACGTCGTGAAGATCGCAGATTTTGGTTTAGCTAGGTTGATTAAAGAAGATGAATACGAGGCTCGAGTAGGAGCTCGCTTCCCTATTAAATGGACTGCTCCGGAAGCTGCAAATTATAGCAAATTCAGTATTAAATCTGATGTGTGGTCATTTGGTATTCTTCTCACTGAATTAGTTACTTACGGCAGAATACCATACCCgg GTATGACGAATGCCGAGGTTCTTCATCAAGTAGAGCACGGATATAGAATGCCATGTCCACCTGGTTGCCCCAACGCATTGTATGATATTATGTTAGAGTGTTGGAATAAGGATCCAATGAAAAGGCCAACCTTTGAAACACTTCAGTGGAAGCTCGAGGACTTCTTCACTATGGAAGGCTCCGAGTACAAGGAAGCATCTGCGTATTGA
- the Src42a gene encoding tyrosine-protein kinase Src42A isoform X3, with amino-acid sequence MGNCFSSPMDTEKEKPDRVGNPNIEAVASQASPVPTPPPDPIRPMPQVPDADVPTAKIFVALYDYDARTDEDLSFRKGEHLEILNDTQGDWWLARSKRTRQEGYIPSNYVARLKSIEAEPWYFRKIKRIEAEKKLLLPENDHGAFLIRDSESRHNDFSLSVRDGDTVKHYRIRQLDEGGFYIARRTTFRNLQDLVEHYSKDADGLCVNLCKPCVQVEKPVTEGLSHRTRDQWEIDRSSLKFVRKLGQGQFGEVWEGSWNNTTAVAIKTLKPGTMDPKDFLAEAQIMKKLRHAKLIQLYAVCTLEEPIYIITELMRNGSLLEYLQGKGKTLNLQRLIDMAAQIAAGMAYLESQNYIHRDLAARNVLVAELNVVKIADFGLARLIKEDEYEARVGARFPIKWTAPEAANYSKFSIKSDVWSFGILLTELVTYGRIPYPGMTNAEVLHQVEHGYRMPCPPGCPNALYDIMLECWNKDPMKRPTFETLQWKLEDFFTMEGSEYKEASAY; translated from the exons ATGGGTAACTGTTTCAGCAGTCCTATGGACACTGAAAAAGAAAAGCCTGATAGGGTCGGTAATCCTAACATAGAGGCGGTCGCGTCTCAAGCTAGTCCTGTGCCAACGCCGCCACCAGACCCTATCAGGCCCATGCCACAAGTTCCAGATGCAGATGTGCCAACCGCAAAGATCTTTGTTGCGCTTTATGACTACGACGCTCGCACGGACGAAGATTTAAGCTTTAGAAAAGGAGAACATCTAGAGATACTGAACGATACTCAAGGAGACTGGTGGCTAGCTAGAAGTAAAAGAACTCGGCAAGAAGGATATATCCCCAGCAACTATGTTGCAAGGCTAAAATCTATCGAAGCAGAGCC ATGGTACTTTAGAAAGATCAAACGAATCGAAGCTGAGAAAAAGTTATTACTGCCTGAAAACGATCATGGTGCATTTTTAATCAGAGACTCTGAAAGTCGACATAATGATTTCTCCCTTTCAG TAAGAGATGGCGACACAGTTAAACATTATCGCATTAGGCAATTGGACGAAGGTGGCTTCTACATCGCTAGAAGAACTACATTTAGGAACCTTCAGGATCTGGTCGAACATTACAGTAAAGATGCTGATGGGCTGTGTGTAAATCTTTGTAAACCATGTGTACAG GTTGAGAAACCTGTTACTGAGGGTCTTAGCCATCGCACGCGGGATCAGTGGGAGATTGACCGTTCGTCTCTCAAATTTGTGAGAAAATTAGGCCAAGGCCAATTCGGTGAGGTATGGGAAGGGTCCTGGAACAATACCACTGCAGTGGCAATAAAGACGCTCAAGCCGGGAACTATGGATCCCAAAGATTTCTTGGCAGAAGCACAAATCATGAAGAAACTTCGCCATGCTAAATTAATTCAGTTATACGCTGTGTGCACTTTGGAAGAGcctatttatattattacagAACTAATGAGGAACGGAAGCTTACTAGAATATTTGCAAG GAAAAGGAAAAACTCTGAATCTGCAACGATTAATCGATATGGCTGCACAGATTGCAGCGGGTATGGCGTATCTTGAGTCACAGAATTACATTCACAGAGATCTAGCTGCCCGGAATGTTTTAGTAGCGGAATTAAACGTCGTGAAGATCGCAGATTTTGGTTTAGCTAGGTTGATTAAAGAAGATGAATACGAGGCTCGAGTAGGAGCTCGCTTCCCTATTAAATGGACTGCTCCGGAAGCTGCAAATTATAGCAAATTCAGTATTAAATCTGATGTGTGGTCATTTGGTATTCTTCTCACTGAATTAGTTACTTACGGCAGAATACCATACCCgg GTATGACGAATGCCGAGGTTCTTCATCAAGTAGAGCACGGATATAGAATGCCATGTCCACCTGGTTGCCCCAACGCATTGTATGATATTATGTTAGAGTGTTGGAATAAGGATCCAATGAAAAGGCCAACCTTTGAAACACTTCAGTGGAAGCTCGAGGACTTCTTCACTATGGAAGGCTCCGAGTACAAGGAAGCATCTGCGTATTGA
- the Src42a gene encoding tyrosine-protein kinase Src42A isoform X1, translated as MNSKSFRSKTLRHLFDRFFSSPMDTEKEKPDRVGNPNIEAVASQASPVPTPPPDPIRPMPQVPDADVPTAKIFVALYDYDARTDEDLSFRKGEHLEILNDTQGDWWLARSKRTRQEGYIPSNYVARLKSIEAEPWYFRKIKRIEAEKKLLLPENDHGAFLIRDSESRHNDFSLSVRDGDTVKHYRIRQLDEGGFYIARRTTFRNLQDLVEHYSKDADGLCVNLCKPCVQVEKPVTEGLSHRTRDQWEIDRSSLKFVRKLGQGQFGEVWEGSWNNTTAVAIKTLKPGTMDPKDFLAEAQIMKKLRHAKLIQLYAVCTLEEPIYIITELMRNGSLLEYLQGKGKTLNLQRLIDMAAQIAAGMAYLESQNYIHRDLAARNVLVAELNVVKIADFGLARLIKEDEYEARVGARFPIKWTAPEAANYSKFSIKSDVWSFGILLTELVTYGRIPYPGMTNAEVLHQVEHGYRMPCPPGCPNALYDIMLECWNKDPMKRPTFETLQWKLEDFFTMEGSEYKEASAY; from the exons AtgaattctaaatcatttcGCAGCAAAACCCTTCGACatttattcgacagatttttcag CAGTCCTATGGACACTGAAAAAGAAAAGCCTGATAGGGTCGGTAATCCTAACATAGAGGCGGTCGCGTCTCAAGCTAGTCCTGTGCCAACGCCGCCACCAGACCCTATCAGGCCCATGCCACAAGTTCCAGATGCAGATGTGCCAACCGCAAAGATCTTTGTTGCGCTTTATGACTACGACGCTCGCACGGACGAAGATTTAAGCTTTAGAAAAGGAGAACATCTAGAGATACTGAACGATACTCAAGGAGACTGGTGGCTAGCTAGAAGTAAAAGAACTCGGCAAGAAGGATATATCCCCAGCAACTATGTTGCAAGGCTAAAATCTATCGAAGCAGAGCC ATGGTACTTTAGAAAGATCAAACGAATCGAAGCTGAGAAAAAGTTATTACTGCCTGAAAACGATCATGGTGCATTTTTAATCAGAGACTCTGAAAGTCGACATAATGATTTCTCCCTTTCAG TAAGAGATGGCGACACAGTTAAACATTATCGCATTAGGCAATTGGACGAAGGTGGCTTCTACATCGCTAGAAGAACTACATTTAGGAACCTTCAGGATCTGGTCGAACATTACAGTAAAGATGCTGATGGGCTGTGTGTAAATCTTTGTAAACCATGTGTACAG GTTGAGAAACCTGTTACTGAGGGTCTTAGCCATCGCACGCGGGATCAGTGGGAGATTGACCGTTCGTCTCTCAAATTTGTGAGAAAATTAGGCCAAGGCCAATTCGGTGAGGTATGGGAAGGGTCCTGGAACAATACCACTGCAGTGGCAATAAAGACGCTCAAGCCGGGAACTATGGATCCCAAAGATTTCTTGGCAGAAGCACAAATCATGAAGAAACTTCGCCATGCTAAATTAATTCAGTTATACGCTGTGTGCACTTTGGAAGAGcctatttatattattacagAACTAATGAGGAACGGAAGCTTACTAGAATATTTGCAAG GAAAAGGAAAAACTCTGAATCTGCAACGATTAATCGATATGGCTGCACAGATTGCAGCGGGTATGGCGTATCTTGAGTCACAGAATTACATTCACAGAGATCTAGCTGCCCGGAATGTTTTAGTAGCGGAATTAAACGTCGTGAAGATCGCAGATTTTGGTTTAGCTAGGTTGATTAAAGAAGATGAATACGAGGCTCGAGTAGGAGCTCGCTTCCCTATTAAATGGACTGCTCCGGAAGCTGCAAATTATAGCAAATTCAGTATTAAATCTGATGTGTGGTCATTTGGTATTCTTCTCACTGAATTAGTTACTTACGGCAGAATACCATACCCgg GTATGACGAATGCCGAGGTTCTTCATCAAGTAGAGCACGGATATAGAATGCCATGTCCACCTGGTTGCCCCAACGCATTGTATGATATTATGTTAGAGTGTTGGAATAAGGATCCAATGAAAAGGCCAACCTTTGAAACACTTCAGTGGAAGCTCGAGGACTTCTTCACTATGGAAGGCTCCGAGTACAAGGAAGCATCTGCGTATTGA